The Euphorbia lathyris chromosome 4, ddEupLath1.1, whole genome shotgun sequence genomic interval agttaagggggtaaataagacattcgatgagttggagaggggtaaaattgccaatttggacaagttaagggggcgagaaataccatttttatggagttaagggagtaaataggacattcgggtaaaatgaccaatttgaataagttaagggggctggaggaACATTAGACCAAATGAAAATCTAAAATGTGGTAACTATCTTATGAATAATTCTTCCAAAAAGACAAAGTTCATCAATATCCATAAACTTTTCCCTAATATGAAAATCAATAGGTAGGATAGtatacaaatttttataaaaacatCTGAACTCGAGATCTTTTGGTTGATTTCGTATAAGTTCAGGGACAAAATGGATAATTTTAAGGGCTTCGTATAGTTTACGCTCTTGAAAtattatgtattaaaaaaaaaagcaaaactaCTGTTTAGGCCTATAAAACAAAACAAGCTAAAATGATTTTATACGAAATGATTTCAAGCAACACACTATTAAGGATAAGCTTCTAAAAAAATATCGGTTGCACACAATTACCTTGACATCTTTTTGTTCCCACGGGCACAATCACCTAGTATGGCGGTTCAGCTGTTGTAATCTTCTGGTCCGATTTCTCTTGGATTTTCACAAAAATTCTGATCTCGGCCATAATTACCTATTATGGCGGTTCAACTGCTGTAATGTTGTAATCTTCTGGTTCGATTCGCTTAgatttttacaaaatttctAATATGCACCATAATAAATAAGAAGAATGttataatttaaaaacaaaatcgGTTGAACACAATTACCTTGACATCTTTTTTATCCCGCGGCCATAATCACCTAGTATGGTGGGTCCGACTTCGCATGGATTTTCACAAAACTTCTAAGAGCAAGTCTAATGGTTGGAGGGTTGCACACCCTCCAACCATTCCACTTCACCCATTTCTAATTACGCTCTCATCAAAACAACTCTTTCAAAAATCTTTTCTAATGGTTTGTCACAATCACTCTGTTTAATGGATCTCACACgtcatataatattttattttctttacatttaatcaattaaactattttatagtaataataaaattaataatgaattattattaATCGAATAAAAAATATCTAttggattaaaaaaattaaaagcataATATAAATTGTCCTAAttttaataacaaaaaatacattaaaaattagaattattaAAAGTTGGAATTgaacttaaattttttttgagtTGAAATGCAGAGGCATTTAAAACAAATTCTGCAAATAAATTCAAAGTTTTATGTCAACAAGCATTAAAGTCATTTTAATAGAAAATgcttaaaaaataaattgaaaaacaTTTAAAACGAATCGGGTTTCAATTAATCCTCTCTAATAGTTAGAAGGTCTCTAAGaagtttaaaaaattacaaactgGTCCTTGAAAGCAACCATTAGAGTTGCTCTAATCTGCTCCATAATAAATAAGAAGAATGTTatattatacaaaaaaaatcaaattaaataagaAGAATGTTACCTCGAACCCGGGTCTATTGCTTGGAAGGCAATTATCCTAACCGTTGGACTACAAACGCTTCAATATTAAATTTCtacttttcatttttattattttagaaaTTCTCTATTTAGAACACGTTCACAACTTCAAACCAACATCTTCTGTTTTATTTGTGTTCACAATTCCTAATTTTTGTTATATCAGTGTTTTTATAGTATAATTTCGATCATTGAGTTGGATAAGAGACACATTTCATTATAAGAGGACATGTGTTCAAATCTTATCTTTAATCGATCTTATTTGCGCCAAGAGTAAAATTTGTACCATTTATGATGATTGGAGGATGGCACCACTTAGAACAAGAGAGTTGCTTTGGGGTATACTATCACAGTGGAACACCTTTTCTGTATGTTTCTCAATCTTCTGCCTCACAGAAAGGTCTGAAATGGATTGACCCAAACAATGGTAATACATTTAAGCCAAAAGAGAAAAAAGTTCGAGGAGAAAAGAGGTCTACTAGAAAATAGAGAGAAAGGAGTAAGATTACCTTTGTATTTgtcaaagaagaaaaagaagacggACTCGGTACGAACTTTGAATTTGCACAATTCTGATTGGTTGGCTCCAGTTAGACATATGGACCATGCTATAATTTTCGATTGCTAACAGGATGTTTGTTTCAGCGAAatatagtgtttggttaggtttatataaccacaACGTTTAGTATTTTCAATTTGCAGCGTTTTGAAGCTTTTCACGGAAAGTTTCTATgtagcttttcataaacaactgtagttatttgttattgacaaaattatccttcttattttttatatagattatttttattaatttatgtaacacattttttattttataataggataatgtgcaaaaatacccctaacgtttatagctatgagcaattttacaacgtctaaaattgtgcaattatacccttAATGTATGTTGGCAGCTAAAAGCaatttttacctctaacattgataagttgggtcaatttgagaaataattcatcaaactctcTGCTTggtcattagtaacagatcactaacatataattattttgttgattaatttaaaatgtagacattttaaatccgaacagcaacagttcaatataattttactaaaCACTATTAATTAAACCGTTAATAACAAACATCTAAAattaacagcttactgcaacttgCAACGACTAATAGCAACCGCAACAACTATTAGTTAAcaactgaaccaaacaggcctaGAACTGCATATAAAACTTGTCCTGATTTTTCTAGTAAGCTGTTGTAATTGAATTATGAAAACACAGGAATCAAATAAGAGTTTTACATTCAAATGCAAGAACTCACAAAAAATTAATCACAATCATATCTGATTCACATAAATGTTTTCTAGACATTAGGTGACATGAAGTGGAAAATACAGGATTGTTCGATTGGAgtgccgattttacacgtggtgtgtaaaaaaaaaagtagaaatttagaaatttagatttaagaaaGGCCTAACAaataaaaagggcggcccggtcgcactacgcgtccccgctgagcgagggtccggggaggggtcccaccacaagggtgtactgggggcaagccttcccctgccaatttattttggcaagaggccgctcctaagactcgaacccgtgacctcttggtcacacgacaacaacgtttaccgttgcgccaaggctcgaaGAAAGgcctaacaaataaaaaaaaaaaaaaaaaagaaatttagaCTTAGAGagccaaaaaaaatttgaaattttagaTTTAGAGAGGACTTAACGGGACTTGAGCCAATTTTAGAGTACTAATATAGCACCCGAACTAAATTTCTTGAAAACTGGGGACCAAAATCACCGCAATCTTAAATTTTGTGGAGACAGGAGGGAGGGAAACTACTAATGGCTATGGTGGTTCCGGCAGCCGGAGGGAGCCGGAGCCCCCCCGGTCcccctgtctccgcccctgGTCACATGTTTCTATAATGAATAAGCCGAATGATTTATCATACAAAATTCCCCTTACCAaacaattaacaaaaaaaaactattccAATAATTACCTTTGAGAGCCTTAAACAAGAACTGCCAAGGTGAATCAAATACAGCAAAATCATCCAACTAATATCCCAAACGGATTCTGACTTTCGAGACATGTGAAAACCCTACTTTGATTCTTGTGGTGTCCTGCAACAATTCAGATTTACTTTCTTCAAGAATGGGGCAACAATTAATGTTGAAATGCGTTAAACCAGCGAGGTGTTGTATGATTGTAGCTGTTGATTGACACCCGAGATGCCTACAATAATCTAGAGAAAGGGACTGAAGAGACTGAATATTCATCAACCATTCTGGCAATTCTTCCATTGTTGTGAATCCTATTATCTTCAATGATTTCAGGACATTGAGGTGTCGAAGTTGATTTGGTAAACAACACATTTCACGACCAAGAAAATCAGAACCCCATATTTCTAACTCCTCGAGGCATGGAAGGTCTTTGATTCCATTTAAATAATGAAAACCATCCAACTCCTCTGAGAATGCACCAATACTTAAATTCTGCAACCGAGTGAGTTTGCATAATATCTCCTCAGGAAAATATCTCAATCTTTTACAACAATATATCTCTAAGGATGTTAAATAGCTTACTTTCCCTAAATCTTCTGGAATAAACGCCAACCATTCACATCTTCTCACACACAATTCCATGTAACGGATGTCAGATAGAAGCCAATGTCGAAGATAAGTTAATTTTGAACATCCAGCAATTGATAGACTTGCAAGACAGCCAAAAGACTGCTTCTTATTAATTAAGAGCCTCAGTTCCTCACAATCTCTGATTTCTAGCTTTACAAGTTCAGACAGATCACTCATCGGGAAACCTGTCAAATTAGAACAATATTGAATGGACAAATTTTGGAGACAAGGAAACACAACAACCTCATTGCCATTCGATGGAGAGCTCCATTCTGTCAAATTCTCCATCCGGCTTATAGACAATGATTTCAATGTTGGAAATAACCTCAAGCATCCAATGCTACTGCCTTTACTGTCAATTCCATAGAACTCATTACCTACACGCTTCACTTTTCCCATGTGATGCATCTTCAGAAATTTAAGATGAGGAAGATCTCCAAGCCGAGGGAGCTGTACACAGTTGCAGCACCGTTCTAACCGAAGATCCACCAAATTATTAACTACTCCAAAAGAATCACCATCACCTGGACTCTTCATCCTCAACATCCATGATGGCCATCTTTCTCCCATGTAATACCTAATCTTTATTCTTTCTATGTTTGGATGAGGTTGAAGGCCTTCCAGCACTTCCTCGTCCCTTGAACTTCTATCATTTGCTTCATAACTCCATTCAAAACCAAGTCCTTGTATTTTTGCTTTCCCTTGCAAATTTGCTCTCTCGACTTCTTTTTTATCACCCACCTCTTCAAGCCTAGTTATTTTCAAGTTCCCTCTTAGTTCTTTTAAGCATTCAAGTTCTTCAATGCTACCTCCCCAGTCAGGACCCACAACAAAGAATAGCAATGTTTCAAGATCATTTAGCTTCcccaaaccaaatggcatctgGTGCTCATAAGAAAAAGCAATATGCTTCAAACTGATCAGATTGTTAATCTTCTTTCTAGGAAGCTTGGTAAGTTCCTTACATTCAAGGAATTTCAAAGTTTGAAGATTGCAGAGCTCAGTGATGGATTCAGGCAACTCTTTGATGTCAGAGTTTGAGACATCCAAAGTTTGAAGGTTGTGGAGCTTGGTGATTGATTCAGGCAATTCTTTGATGTTAGAATTTGAGATACTCAAAGTTTGAAGACTGTGGAGCATGCTGATGGATTCAGGCAACTTGTTGATGTTAGAATTTGAAAGAATCAAATTTTGAAGGTTGaagagcttggtgatgaattcTGGCAATTCATCGATGCTAGAACTTGAGAGATTCAAAGTTTGAAGATTGTATAGCTTGGTGATAGACTCAGACAGCTCTTCGGTTTTAGAAATGGAGACATCAAGATATCTCAAATATTTCATTTCCCCGATTGATGATGGCAATACTTCCATATCAGCAACATTTAAGTATAGACTCCGCAACTTTTTCATCTTCCATATCTCTTGATTAGGAGCACCGCCTACGATAATAGTACGCAACCTCTTGGCCCCACCCTTTAGTGCATCCATCAAATTTCGTACACGTCGATCATCTGCATATAAATGATAGATGGAAGATGTTTTAGATTTGGACACAGGCAATATAAGATCATGCATCTTGCATAGTATGGCATCGTCATTATACTCCCTTTCTGCATCTTGGAACAATGAACTTGCAAGTAAGGCATCAAAGCACTTGCTGCCCATGTCATATGACTCAACAATCCCCTCAGCCATCCATAAACAAATCAAATCTTCCTTTCTAATTAGGAAGGCTTTTGGAAAAATTGAACAGAACGCAAAGCATGACTTCAGATAGGAGGGCAAGCCATGAAAAATTTGTTCCAACAAAGGCAAATGATTCCGAATGGATCTTTCTTTCAAAACATCACCATCTCTAATTTTCAACCATGCTTTTTCATCCCTATTAAATCCCATTATTCCTCCTAAAACTTTTGCAATCAATGGAATTCCTTTACAGATTTTTGCAATTTCCCTTCCTATAGCCTCTAAATTTGATGGGACTGGTGTTATTACATTTCTAAATGCCATTTCCTTTAAAATGAACCAGCACTCATCATTAGATAATGGATTAAGCGAATGACTATGCTGAGATGAAATCCCCATAATGGATGCCACTTCCTCCTCCGAAGTTGTGACAAGAATAGCATTTCCATTGTTTGTACAAATTCTTGGCAACAGAGTTTTTAAAAGATGCCACTGCCACCGTGTATCATCCAAAATCCAAATATCATCTAGAACAAGAAGAAATTTTTTACTCGCCAACTCCATCTTAAGTTGTCTAATTGCATCTTCGTTTGTTAAGCCACCCATAGACCCATTCAAGGATTGCAACATTTCTCCTAAAATTATGTTTGCACTAAAGTTGCGATGAAAACGCACCCATATTATAACATCAAAAGGTTTTCTGGTTAAAGCCATGACTTTTTGACACACAAGTTCAGCTAAAGTCGTCTTTCCTATACCATCCGTTCCTATAATGGAAACAAGGGTAAGTTGTTGATAGCAGGAGCTAGTAATCAGGTTGACAATTTTTGCTACATCAGCTTTCCTTCCTACAACTAAGTTGTCAAGGATTGAGTTCGTTGGCAACCTATTCTGAGACAACATTTCCTCCAGATTGTGTTGGATTGAACTAAGCTGAAGGGATAGACTGCGACTCCGAAGCTTTTTTAGTGACTGGTTCACTTTCTTAAGCTTAAGCACCATTTTGAGACCAAATTTAGCCTTTGAAATTGAAGAGAAGTTATGAACCTAGTTGGAAAAGCATGTATGATTTAGAGATTAGTCTTCTTGGGATGATAATAATCATAAATTTGAATTTGCGATAACAAAATCATTAACATTTGATTTGATTAATTTAATAGCCATTATTTTGGATCTTTCAATGAATTTACTCTTTCTTAGTTCAGAAACAATCAGCGAAATCAAAATTGAATTAACGACCTAGCTATGAGATTATAGATGGATACCTCCTGATTTCGAATCTGAAGTCGAGTAGTTTCATAAGCCAACTCAGAAAGCAAATCGTCAGCTTCATAAGCTACTTCTTTCAGATTTCTCAGCCACTCTCCCGCATCCACCACTGCAGCTTGTTTCTCCTCTGCATCTTCCACTAGATCAGCGATCGCAACTAGTGATTCTCGAAGGTGGTTGAGTTCCTCTTCAAATCCCCAAAAGCTTTTCGGATCTTCAAAGGCAATTGGAATTAACTTGATCAAGTTGGATAATATATGTTTCCCCACGTAAGTAAATCCTCTCTCAGCCATGAATGATACTTGAAGAGCTACCAAAGTAAATTCGAAAAGAGAGAGGGAAGATGATCGAATATGTAGAAGATATCCAATGCTAATGCTCTCTCATAACTTTTTAATAAGTAGGTAGATAGATGTATAATTAATCAATGTTTttgggcttaatacatcattttcccCTAAATTTGTCCAAATTTGATTACATTAAATTTTCGAAGTGTCCCGATAACCCCTcaacttttataaaatattcagttagtcccataaacttacgtaaaatgtaataaGTTGATCACTCGATCGTAAAAAAAATGAGTTATATGCAGAAAATGTATTCCACGCaacttagaatgttattacataattaaaaaataaattaaaaaggaagttattgTTTGCTCagctatacaacttgtcttttTTAATATTGGAACCATATACTcagattttggtcgttttacttttttgaaGACTCGTGtcatacatcttccgcatttaacttacttttttttgcaaccgagtgatcaattgattacattttgtgcaagttcaggagactaactgaacattttatgcaagttgagggagaTATCGGAACGCTTTCAAAGTTTAGGAGGCCAGTCAagttttttggataagttcagggacaaatgatgtattaagccttataaGTGGAGAAGTCTTGAGTTCTTATTACGTATGGTGGAGGTTTTTGTCTTGCAAAAATACCTTCTAACGATTACGTCTAGAAGAGAATCGTGGGAACTATTGAAGAATTTAGCCATTGATAGCAACATTCCCTGGTGTTGCATTGGTGATTTCAACGATCTCCTGAGTCAGTCGGAGAAGATAGGAGGAAATAG includes:
- the LOC136227484 gene encoding putative disease resistance protein RGA1 — encoded protein: MAERGFTYVGKHILSNLIKLIPIAFEDPKSFWGFEEELNHLRESLVAIADLVEDAEEKQAAVVDAGEWLRNLKEVAYEADDLLSELAYETTRLQIRNQEVHNFSSISKAKFGLKMVLKLKKVNQSLKKLRSRSLSLQLSSIQHNLEEMLSQNRLPTNSILDNLVVGRKADVAKIVNLITSSCYQQLTLVSIIGTDGIGKTTLAELVCQKVMALTRKPFDVIIWVRFHRNFSANIILGEMLQSLNGSMGGLTNEDAIRQLKMELASKKFLLVLDDIWILDDTRWQWHLLKTLLPRICTNNGNAILVTTSEEEVASIMGISSQHSHSLNPLSNDECWFILKEMAFRNVITPVPSNLEAIGREIAKICKGIPLIAKVLGGIMGFNRDEKAWLKIRDGDVLKERSIRNHLPLLEQIFHGLPSYLKSCFAFCSIFPKAFLIRKEDLICLWMAEGIVESYDMGSKCFDALLASSLFQDAEREYNDDAILCKMHDLILPVSKSKTSSIYHLYADDRRVRNLMDALKGGAKRLRTIIVGGAPNQEIWKMKKLRSLYLNVADMEVLPSSIGEMKYLRYLDVSISKTEELSESITKLYNLQTLNLSSSSIDELPEFITKLFNLQNLILSNSNINKLPESISMLHSLQTLSISNSNIKELPESITKLHNLQTLDVSNSDIKELPESITELCNLQTLKFLECKELTKLPRKKINNLISLKHIAFSYEHQMPFGLGKLNDLETLLFFVVGPDWGGSIEELECLKELRGNLKITRLEEVGDKKEVERANLQGKAKIQGLGFEWSYEANDRSSRDEEVLEGLQPHPNIERIKIRYYMGERWPSWMLRMKSPGDGDSFGVVNNLVDLRLERCCNCVQLPRLGDLPHLKFLKMHHMGKVKRVGNEFYGIDSKGSSIGCLRLFPTLKSLSISRMENLTEWSSPSNGNEVVVFPCLQNLSIQYCSNLTGFPMSDLSELVKLEIRDCEELRLLINKKQSFGCLASLSIAGCSKLTYLRHWLLSDIRYMELCVRRCEWLAFIPEDLGKVSYLTSLEIYCCKRLRYFPEEILCKLTRLQNLSIGAFSEELDGFHYLNGIKDLPCLEELEIWGSDFLGREMCCLPNQLRHLNVLKSLKIIGFTTMEELPEWLMNIQSLQSLSLDYCRHLGCQSTATIIQHLAGLTHFNINCCPILEESKSELLQDTTRIKVGFSHVSKVRIRLGY